Genomic segment of Populus nigra chromosome 6, ddPopNigr1.1, whole genome shotgun sequence:
aaaaacaacattactAAGAACTAGAATATAAATAGTAGAGTTCTTCTCATCTGTAAGAATTAGCAAACTGACCAAGATTTGTCAGATTCTCCTTCTCATCCAATGCTCCAATCATCTTCAGAAAACCAATGGCATTTTGAACCTGTCATCCATTTAACTTGTTGATTTGTGCAATAGACTAAGAAATGAGGTAGGAAATTATTGCATCAttgaaacttataaaattacaaGATGGAAAAGTGGAAGCCCTTAAGATATGCATGCAGATTGCATGCTCTTTTGCAGTTTGTATTCATTAATTTATGCATGAAAGAACATGgatgatataaatataaaaggaaagcaATGCTCGTCCATTTTTCCCATGTATAATTTCACTAATGATTTACATATGTTCTAGTTAATGGATTACTTTCTACAACAATCATAGACAGATACCACTAAACAACTTCTGCAATGATTGTAGGAACAGAAACCAGGTAGTGTACAATTTACACATGAGATTTTTTAAGGTGAAAAAGCAGCTGGTCACAATTACCCTCAAATAGGTTGGGTAAGCAAATGTTGTTGAGGAAATTGAAAGTGAgcaataattaatcaattgcAGTACGACATCCTCTATAGGGAGATGCTGCTGTCATCAGTTGTAAGAGGTCTCCCTTGGTAGACCCCCTTTGCTTGAAGTTCATTCTAACCATTAAAGATTGGCTCGATAAAGTTTCAAAGCAGAAATATAGGCCAACATTCATTGGTTAACATGGAACTAAAAATTTGTTCTATGGCAACACTTACAGCCAATGATTCTGGTGGCTGGAGAGCAGCTGACAAGAATTCCCCTATGCTTCCAACCTGCAAACTCTTTATTTGCAAGCAAAGAGAGTTCAGGGGAGTCCTCAAAAGTTCAGGAAGTTGATATTCAGCAAAAGCTTCATATACACATCTTGGGTATAGGTGGTAACATTCGCCTGGCTGCACTCGGCCAGCCCTACCCTTTCTCTGCAACACAGGCATAGCCGAAGAAGAACATTTCATATATGGAAAGAGACCAAGAAAAAGGCATAGATCAAGATGAAGCACAGAAGACTGTAACAGATTCCAATAAAATCATATCACTCCAGTTAGGCATTATAACATGTGTCAACAGTGTATCTTAAACATTGGTGAAAGCATCTGAGGTTGCACGAACCCTTAAGCATGACCAATTATGTTTCTTGTAGAAAGAATTCTGCCAATACCATATAGACAGGCATTCCATACACACTAAGAAAAAATGGTGATCAAGTATGGAGATCTTTATATGTCAATGatctcagaaacagtcaaagCATGAATGTTAAATGAAAAGAGAATTGCATAAAAGTTTATTCCCTTTTACAGTTTGAAGAATGCAACTTAGCAATAAACCTGAAATAACAAATCCAAATGATGCCAAAGCAAGCTTACTTGTCGTGCAGATGCTTTTGATATCCAAGAAGGTAGCAGGCAGGGCGTATTGTTTAAAGCATCGTAAGTGGTCTCTTTTGCTTTCCCACAATCCACAACAAAAACTATATCATTGATTGTAATACTTGCCTCTGCCATGTTTGTTGCAAGAACTACTTTACGTACATTAGGAGGAGGTTTCTCAAATATCAGTTTCTGCATAGAGTGAAGGAGAAGATGATAAGAAATATGACATGAAAGCAATACACCAAATGACATGCAGAACATGCTCTACAACACTGTAGCATCCTCACCTTCACTGTTGTTATTAAACCACCTACTGTTATAGTCTAACCTGGAAGGTTAATGGATGTTACAATTGCATATGGTAGATGCTAATTATTAATGGGCACAAGTGCGAAGTATCCTACAACATCATGGATTATAACCCCTTCTGCTCGCTGGCATGGTCCACTGCACCAATATTTTCTTTAACTAGTAAAGGTGCCTCAAAGTGTCAGATCTGCATAAGTTGCTTGCTCGATGAGTTAGACTCAGGGAAGAGAAATGCTCCCTTCCAAGTGGAAATTACCACTTATTCTAGTATCCAGATATGTCTAACCTCGACCAGAACAGGGGGAGGCTTTTAGAATTGCATTTCCATTCAAATAACCTTATAagatttaacataaaaattataagattacCTGTTCAGAGGTTGCCATAGAACCATGGCAAGTTACAAGCAGAACTCTGTTAGGATCACCAAGAAGAGGATGAGCTTTAAGTTGATCCCTCAAAGAGCTAATATCCTCCCAACCAGTCATGAACACTAAGACAGCACCTGGTCTTTCCTTCCGACATATATGGCACAAAACTGCTTCAATAAGGTTAAATCCTATGCAATCAGGCATCCAGCATGCCAGAGAGTCACGTGCTCTGGAACTATAATTCTCAAAACTTGATTTATTAAGAGCATCCTGTCCACCAACAAGAAGAACCACAATTTccaaataaattagaatttgcATGTGCTGTAGAGAGAGAGTTATGAAGAAAAGATCGgatgatgtttttcttttgaaggGTAATACCAAGACCAAATTGAACAGCACAACAGTTTCTCCATGACAAAGTGTTTAAGGCCCTAAAAATGTCCTTATATTCCACAATGTTCAACTGAGATGCAAAGTTGATTCTGAAATCAACAATCACCAAGGCCAGAAAACGAAACAGAATGAAAGGAAGGGGCAGGAAGTGGAAGATATTCAGCAATAGTCTCACACAAATCATCCAATAAGCTATTAGCATGTGAAAAACTGAGGAATTTTGGAAATTTTACTTCATGTTTTAagtctcaaaaaagaaaaaaaaaacgaagaataataataataataataataaatgacaaGTCCTACATATAGAGTAGCCATACCTCAACAAGAGTGGTGATCTGGTTTTTCCTTTTCCGCGGTACCAGCTGCCTCTGTGTTTTCCACATTTTCTCTTGGCCATAATCATCAATTTGATTGAAAGAAGTCAACTTATATCCAGTCAATTCTAGTACATCTTCTAAAAATTGTGTCCTCACTGGATATGTAAAGCCCTGATAAAATACATGAATGGTTTGAGTACCTCATGGTGCAATCTATATCTCTAGAGCATTGAGATATTTCAGTTCTGAATAACCAGAAGCAACAATTTAGAAACCATGTGCCCTCATTAGAGGATGCTATGCTTTTGGATGGGCTTCATCAAAATTGAAACATCTGCAATGTTATAATGGAATCTTTAACATGCAAATGCATGTTTTCTCAAGTTTACCAGCTGTAAGTACGGTTTTAAAGCTCTTCTGATGTTTTCTCAAGTTTACCAGCTGTAAGTATGGTGTTAAAGCTCTTCTGCTTTCATGCACAAGCCCTATTTCATGGTATGCAGTTACACACTGCATATTTCTCTCATGCAATTTTTGGTGTTAAAAACTAATCTCCAAAACCAACATAGCTAGAATCACTTGAAGACAGAGTGAAGAGCCAGCTTAAATTACAATTTCTGATTCAAAACCAGGGGATactgggaaaaaaatgaaactgtTTGTTTAAACAATTGATGCTCACATATTACTACTCCATCAACACCAGGACACTTTAATAACCAATAAATAAGTGTATATTGAGAACAAATTCAGGTTATAGCTCACCGGAATATGAATAGCAGGTGCTCCTCCAAAATAATTGGAAAAGAGTTCCGCATTCAAAGTAGCACTCATTAAAATCAATCTCAAGTCTTGACGACGTGGAAGAAGATCCTTGAGCACAATCAATAGGAAGTCTGTTACAGATAAAATGTAAGacagaaaagaagaaggaaggaCAGCCTTTTATGAAGGATAGCCAATGAGCTAAACTTACAAGGAAGTTACCTTCATTCATGCCTCGCTCATGaatttcatcaacaaaaacatgGGTTATGCCGTTCAAGTTGTGGTCACTTAACAGGCGTCGGAGTAAAATTCCACTGGTACAAAAAAGCAGATGGGTGTTTTTTCCTTTCACACCCTCTAGTCGAACTTTATAACCaacctaacaaaaaaatctGTTGTGGTATAGCAGcaagaataaaaaagttttcaattgaaaaaaaagactttCGCATTAACAAATCTAATCTATGAGTGTGCCATATGTTAATGATTAAGGGAAAGAATGCTCACTGCTTCACCAAGAGGCTCTCCTCTCTCTGCAGACACTCTATCTGCAACAGACATAGCAGATATTCTTCGAGGCTGAGTGCAAATTATGCTACAGAATGCTCCACGCCCAGATTCTATTTCCGACTCCAGAATATATTGAGGGAGTTGAGTGGTTTTACCGCATCCAGTCTCTCCAGATATTACTATGACCTTCCAATAAGACATCTcattaagaataaatttaagGAAGGTAGACATCTTCTATTCATATTTCATAACCATCAAAAGTTTCCTTTTCTGCTTGATGGCTGAGCCATTCGATAAACAAGTGCAAAAATTAAAGACAAACTGAACAAAggttaaatgaaaacaaatattgacAAATTGAATGAAGAAATCAAACCTATGGAGATCAAGAGAGGAACAACCAGAAAGTTCTCCAAAACAAAAGCAATGGAAAGGATTTTTTTAACCAACATTGCACAATCTTTGAGATATTAGCTGGAAATGAGCCAATGAGTCATATATTCAGACCTGATTCTTTGCTATTGCTTGGAGTAACCTCTCCTTTTCCTTGAAAGCTGGTAGAGATTTCCTGAAGTCCATCATTTTTCTGCCCTCAGGTGATTCCTGTgaaccaaagaaaataaatacagaaCATAATCAGAATGAGACACATAGTTTTTATCATCCCCGCCCCTACAAACATGCACTATTGTTTAGCTGCTTAAAATGCTATGGACATCTTGCCAATGAATCTTAACAGAGAcagataataataacaagagaAAATGAGAATCATGCCTGCCAAGCTCTTTGCATGTTACGCATCCGCAAACTCCTCCTCTGAAGAACCCTTTCCATCACAGAACGGTCTAGGAAAGAATCCTTATTCTCATCTAAACTTATATCTCCAGTCTGATTGATGGACTTGGCATCATCTGCACTACCACCAACATTTTCAGCCTTTAATTGAGCTCTATCAAGATGCTCCTGAAGTAAACCCTCAACCCTCCTTTGCAAACTTAGTGGGATAACCACCTGCAtgaatgaaaaactaaaatttcaaccTGCCAAACTGACAAAATATCTAGAACTAGCATCCATACAAATGCATTCGAAGAGCTTTACATATCATTACCTCCCTTTGTGGCCGCTTATCATCCAAATCAGACCTGTAGTTAGGTAGAGGAACCTTGCTTGCAACCACCACTTTTCCATACAGTTCACTAATAAAACAACAAACCACATAGTATTAGGCTTCGATATATCATTTCAAAATCTCAATCAATAATGGttacacaaaacaaaagtaCTTACAACAAACGTAAGGCCAGCCCTCATTACCTATAAAGTCCCATTCTTCTAGTAAGATTTGATATCTGCTCATAGTCCCTCCTGTCTTTTCTATCTTTAGAAACAATCTCTTGGTCTGTTTCACTACGCAATAGCAAACTGAGTTTCCATTTCCATTCATCAACATTGGCCACCGACGAAGAAgcctaaaattaataacaaaaccCCATCTTAGACCACCAAATTTCCTAACTTCTTCACAGTAAAATCAATCGCCACTAACTCTCGCACAAAGCATTAAAACCATCACATTCATTCCACAATCAGTAAAAATATTCACAGCCCTTTTCATTTCTAGTTAATTTATCACCATTTACGCATTCAAATCCCAATCTTTTAcaccaaaaatcaaaactttacattcataaaataataaatagaatgatatacaaaagaaaacagaccTTGTGGCTTTCAAAATCACACTCATACTCATCATCAGAGAACTGCTCTACTGCATACCCGCAAAAACCACGCCTTTTGGCGACTAAAAAGCTGGTTTCATTAGAATTCAGGAGAAAAAAAGGCAAACCAAATaaagggttgttttttttattgctgaaGATGGTATTGGAAACTGACTTCTTGGTGGAGGTGCAGCAAGATCCCAGAAGGAAACTTCTTAGTATTAGCTTTGAATTTTGCATATTCTAAATGACAACAACAAAGCAAACTCATTGCTTTCTGAGTATTATCAAAGATTCAAATGCAAGACAAAGCATTTGACGGTACCCTATAAATCACCAGTCCACtagagagaagaagaggcagaGAGGGGGGGAGATACTGGCTAGCTAGGGAGTTTAGTGGAAGAAGGGCATGGCTTTTAATTTTCCGATACTTCAATTTAGTACCTATAATATATACATGCTCTCTATTGAGtatcaaaaacaatattatttcaatcTGGTCCTCTGGTCGATTTTTGTACATGCTTTCCGTCTCATCTGCATGTATTTATGATGTCAAAACAACTGTTTTGGAAaacatttaatgaaaaaattaataaaaattgatgaatgGACCCAATTGATAAATGTCAAAGACATGTTGGACTggtatataattaataaaattgcaaGTATAGTCCCAAACACACCTATGGTTTCAATTGGGTCCTCAAATCCAAAACTAAGCACTGTTGTTCTAAAATTATCAGGTTTTgaattcttctttttaattttaatttttaaattaaagaatatttttagatcagtttatatgttaaaaaaataattaaatcatctcTCTCTGATCGATCATAAAAACACAATCCTACATCTTTATATGTACtcagaaaaataaatcactCTATTACTTATGCTGATTCCAAGTTTGAAAATTAAGGAATCaagcaattaaaaattttcaaatttattattgatattgaCATATTATGATTATAGCATTTTGatgtttcaatttaaatttaattctatttaatttaaaataatattattttaaaaaaattaaaacaaaatctttttttaatcaaattgaatt
This window contains:
- the LOC133697924 gene encoding DExH-box ATP-dependent RNA helicase DExH3-like isoform X2 — encoded protein: MERVLQRRSLRMRNMQRAWQESPEGRKMMDFRKSLPAFKEKERLLQAIAKNQVIVISGETGCGKTTQLPQYILESEIESGRGAFCSIICTQPRRISAMSVADRVSAERGEPLGEAVGYKVRLEGVKGKNTHLLFCTSGILLRRLLSDHNLNGITHVFVDEIHERGMNEDFLLIVLKDLLPRRQDLRLILMSATLNAELFSNYFGGAPAIHIPGFTYPVRTQFLEDVLELTGYKLTSFNQIDDYGQEKMWKTQRQLVPRKRKNQITTLVEDALNKSSFENYSSRARDSLACWMPDCIGFNLIEAVLCHICRKERPGAVLVFMTGWEDISSLRDQLKAHPLLGDPNRVLLVTCHGSMATSEQKLIFEKPPPNVRKVVLATNMAEASITINDIVFVVDCGKAKETTYDALNNTPCLLPSWISKASARQRKGRAGRVQPGECYHLYPRCVYEAFAEYQLPELLRTPLNSLCLQIKSLQVGSIGEFLSAALQPPESLAVQNAIGFLKMIGALDEKENLTNLGKYLTMLPVDPKLGKMLIMGAIFHCFDPVLTIVSGLSVRDPFLLPQDKKDLAGTAKSRFSAKDYSDHMALVRAYEGWKEAEREGSAYEYCWRNFLSAQTLQAIHSLRKQFNFILKDTGLVEEDASNNNKLSHNQSLVRAIICSGLYPGIASVVHRETSMSFKTMDDGQVFLYANSVNARYETIPYPWLVFGEKVKVNTVFIRDSTGVSDSILILFGGALACGVQAGHLKMLDGYIDFFMDHNLAECFLKLKEELDKLLQKKLQDPNLDILKEGKYLMLAVQELVSGDQCEGRFVFGRESRKPKIINDNDRFTKDGANPKSLLQTLLMRSGHSPPKYKTKHLKTNEFRALVEFKGMQFVGKPKRNKQLAEGDAAIEALAWLTHTSNYNQNEHDDSQPDVTDNMLKLLGKRRRSKRHSG
- the LOC133697924 gene encoding DExH-box ATP-dependent RNA helicase DExH3-like isoform X1, producing the protein MQNSKLILRSFLLGSCCTSTKKSVSNTIFSNKKNNPLFGLPFFLLNSNETSFLVAKRRGFCGYAVEQFSDDEYECDFESHKASSSVANVDEWKWKLSLLLRSETDQEIVSKDRKDRRDYEQISNLTRRMGLYSELYGKVVVASKVPLPNYRSDLDDKRPQREVVIPLSLQRRVEGLLQEHLDRAQLKAENVGGSADDAKSINQTGDISLDENKDSFLDRSVMERVLQRRSLRMRNMQRAWQESPEGRKMMDFRKSLPAFKEKERLLQAIAKNQVIVISGETGCGKTTQLPQYILESEIESGRGAFCSIICTQPRRISAMSVADRVSAERGEPLGEAVGYKVRLEGVKGKNTHLLFCTSGILLRRLLSDHNLNGITHVFVDEIHERGMNEDFLLIVLKDLLPRRQDLRLILMSATLNAELFSNYFGGAPAIHIPGFTYPVRTQFLEDVLELTGYKLTSFNQIDDYGQEKMWKTQRQLVPRKRKNQITTLVEDALNKSSFENYSSRARDSLACWMPDCIGFNLIEAVLCHICRKERPGAVLVFMTGWEDISSLRDQLKAHPLLGDPNRVLLVTCHGSMATSEQKLIFEKPPPNVRKVVLATNMAEASITINDIVFVVDCGKAKETTYDALNNTPCLLPSWISKASARQRKGRAGRVQPGECYHLYPRCVYEAFAEYQLPELLRTPLNSLCLQIKSLQVGSIGEFLSAALQPPESLAVQNAIGFLKMIGALDEKENLTNLGKYLTMLPVDPKLGKMLIMGAIFHCFDPVLTIVSGLSVRDPFLLPQDKKDLAGTAKSRFSAKDYSDHMALVRAYEGWKEAEREGSAYEYCWRNFLSAQTLQAIHSLRKQFNFILKDTGLVEEDASNNNKLSHNQSLVRAIICSGLYPGIASVVHRETSMSFKTMDDGQVFLYANSVNARYETIPYPWLVFGEKVKVNTVFIRDSTGVSDSILILFGGALACGVQAGHLKMLDGYIDFFMDHNLAECFLKLKEELDKLLQKKLQDPNLDILKEGKYLMLAVQELVSGDQCEGRFVFGRESRKPKIINDNDRFTKDGANPKSLLQTLLMRSGHSPPKYKTKHLKTNEFRALVEFKGMQFVGKPKRNKQLAEGDAAIEALAWLTHTSNYNQNEHDDSQPDVTDNMLKLLGKRRRSKRHSG